The Streptomyces sp. NBC_00597 DNA segment TACCTGCAGGGCGCGCGCCAGTACTCGGCGTTGGACGCCTCGTTCCTCGGGCTTCCGGGCGCGCTCGGCGTGATCGTCGGCTCGCCGATCGCCGTCCGGCTGACCCGTCGGACGTCGGTCCGCCTCGTCTGCACGACCGCGCTGGGCGTCGCGAGTCTGGCGATGGGCTCCTTGGCCCTGTTCGACGCGACCACGCCGATCGCCTGGTACTCGGTGGTCATGCTGGTGCAGGGCACTTCGATCGGGATGGTGATCGCTCCCGTCACGGGTGCCGTACTGGGCTCCCTGCCCCTGGAGCAGGCCGGCGCGGGCAGCGCGGTCAACAGCACGCTGCGCCAGACCGGCAGCGTGTTGGGGATCGCGGCCGGCGGTACGATCACGTCGCTCGCCTACCGCGCCTCGATCGAAGGCTCGCTGACGGGTCTTCCGGATCCGGTGCAGAGCCAGGCCCGCGTCTCGGCCGAGCTCGCCCGGCACGTGGCCGCCGCGACGCACGACCCCCGGCTGGCCGAAGCGGCCGACGCGGCGTTCATCCACGCCATGCACGTCGGAGCCCTCTGGACCGCGGGATTCGCACTGGTCGGCGCGGCGGTCCTGGCGTTCGGATTCCGCCCGCAGCGCCGCCCCGGGCAGGCGAACGGCCCCCGCCCGACCCTCGCGACGGGCCGGACGGCCTCCTGAACCCGAACCGGAGCGGCGCCGGGCCCGGCCTGATCCGGAAGACGGCCCGGGCTCGGCGCCACGCCCCCGATGGGTGCCGGCGGGCGTGGAGATAACCTGGCACTCATGCGATCGCTGATCACCGCCATCCGCGAACACGACGGGGCCGCCCAGTTCCTCGCCTGGCCGGCGGACTTCGACCTGGACCGGGACGATCACGTCGAGGAGGTCCACCTCGCCTCGGGCGCCGCGCTGGAGGGCTTCGCCGGCGACGGCTGCGGCGGCACCTTCTTCTTCTGCGGAGAAGGCGGCGAGGAACGTCCCGTCCTGTACGCGGACTCCGAAGGGGGCGCCGCGCTGGTCGCGATCGGCTTGCCCGAACTCCTGCGGCTGCTGCTGGTCGTCCCCTGGTGGCGGGACTGCGGCACGTTCACCGTGGAGGAGAGCCGGCAGATAGCGGACGACTACCTGGAGGACATGCCGGACCTGTTCGCGCAACGCGACCGGGCCGCAGCAGCCCTCGGCCTCGAACTTCCCGCCGAGGAGGACGTCCTGGCCCGTCTGCGTGAGGTGGCCGTCGTGGCCGGAGGGGACTTCGTCCTCGTCTTCACACCGGAGGACCAGCCCTACCGGTCCCTCTTCGGGAGTTGAGACGGCGCTCCGGGCCGCGGCCTCGTCCGGCCGCGGCCCGGAGCGGCGCCGCCCGGCTCAGCTCTTCTTGAGCTCGTCGATGCAGAGCACGAACTGCTTGCCCGAGCTGCGCCGGGAGCCCCTCATCTGCTCGTGGTAGCCGATGTCCGACTTGCCCTGGCACTGGCTCGTGTCGAGGGTGTCGGGGATCACCTTGACCACCTTGTAGCGGGCGGTGGCGCCACCGCACTCGACCACCTGGAGGTCGGGGCTCACGGTGGTCCCCTTGTTCGTCAGGCAGTCCCCGACCTCCGCCTTGTCGGCATCGTCCTGGCTGGCGAAGTAGCCCACCACGCACGCGATGACGACGATCACGCCGACGATGATCTTGAGGATCTTCATGACCCCCAGACCCCCGCTCCGGGCGGGCGGCGGGGGCGGGGCGAACTGCTGCTGCGGGAAGGGGTACTGCTGCTGCGGCTGTCCGTAGCCCGGCTGGGGCTGCTGTCCGTAGCCGGGCTGCTGCGGGTGCCCGTATCCCGGCTGGGGCGGGTATCCCTGCGGCGGCTGCTGGGCGTGCGGGACGGGCTGGCCGTAGGGGCCGGGGCCGCCGGGGCCCGGCTGTGGCGGGTAGGTCATGCGGGAAATCCCCCGTAAACGCGTGCGATTACATGTTTGACGTGCGCACGCTATATCAACCCACCGTCACCAGCCGCATCGCGGCGCCGGCCCGGGCAGTGTCAGGAGCCGGCCGCGCGGAAGGCGGTGGCGCGGACGGTGTTGCCGCAGAGCGCGAACTCACTGCCGTCCGCGGGCGCCAGCTGGTAGCGACCGCCGGCGACACCCACCACCATCGTCGGCGCGACGAAGGGGTCGGCGCCGGAGGCGCAGTAGCCGTCCGCCTCACCGAGCACCGGTGTGAACGAGAGCTGCGCGGAGGCCCGGCCTCCGGGCGCCAGCTGCACCGGGGCGGACCGCCCCTGGTTGAGCACCCGTAGGGGCTTGTTCTTGTCCGGCGAGCCCTGGCCCGCGAGGGCCACGCTGGGGAAGCCCGTCAGCACGCACGCCTTCGGACCCTTGTTGGTCACCGTGATCACCGCCCCGGACCCGGTCGACTGCGCACTGGTCGCGGCGATCTGCTTGCTGGTGCACGCGGCCGCCGGGGCGCGTGGGGCGTCCCCGGTGGCAGCTGTCCCGGACCCGGCACCCGCCATCAGGCCCCCGGCGACGAAACCCGCCACGAGCAGTACGGACGAGGCCTTGAGGGCGCCACTTCGCGTTGCGCATTTCATGGGTTGTCCTCCACGGTGAACGGCGCGGATCGCGGGCGGCCCGGAGCCCGGGCCGCCCGCAAGCGCCGGAGCGCTGCCCGGGAGCGTCACAAGGGCGGTCGACGCCTCTGCGCTCGGGGCCTGCCTCCTCCCAGCGTCCCACCAAACCGTCCCGTCGGCCGGTTCACGCCCCGGCGTGGAGGTGGGCCGCCCACAGGAGTGGGGCTCGTCTGCGGTCATGGCCGGGCGGCAGGTCGTCGCCGTCCCGGACCTGTCGGACGGCCGCGTGCAGGGCACGGGCGGCCCGGTCGGGGTCGACGGCCGCCGACTCCGTCCTGAGGCCGTCGTAGAAGGCCCGGGCGATGCCGACGGCGGTCTGGTCGTCGATCTCCCACAGCGTGCCGATGACGTGGGGGAAGCCCGCGAGCTGGAACGCGGAGCTGAGGTCGACGGCCTCGTCGAGGTGGACGGCCTCGTCGAGGAGGTCGGCGGTGTCGGTGGCCGCGGTGCGGCAGGCGGACAGGTAGGCCAGCCTGGCGTGGTCGAGTGCGACGGGGGCGAGGCTCTTGACGGTGAGCGGGTCGTCCGCGTGGTCGTGGAGCAGCAGCCGGCTCCGTGAGGGGTCTGTGGGATCGCTGGTGCCGTGGCAGGCGAAGTGTGCGATCGCGCAGAGCGGCAGGTGTGCCAGTACGTTGGCCTTCGTCGGGTCGGCGGCCGGTGCCGGACCGCTACGTGCGCCGGGCCGGCGGCTCTCCCTGAGGACGATGGGGCGGGGGAAGCGGGCCTCCAGCATCGCGGCCTCGGCGTCAACGAAGCGCAGCCGGCCTCCCCCGGGCAGTCCGGGCGTGGTCGGCATGGCGACGATCAGCGCCCGCCCGGCCGCTGCCGGGTCGTCGTGCCGGTGCCGGCCGCGCTCGCGGGCGTGGCGCAGTGCGCGCACGGTGGGGGTGTAGGAGGAGACGACCCGGTCCATCACCGTGCGCCGGCAGGGGTCGTGCGGCGCGTCGGTGTGGTGGCCGGCGGCGTGCAGCGGGAGGAGGCCCAGCAGTCCGCCCGGCGCCCACCACACACGGGGCAGGTCAGCGGTCCCCCCGGCTTCGGGCGGGGGCGGGCCCGGAAGTCCCAGGGCGTCCAGTACGGGCCCGGCTGCGGCGTCCCACAGCCACTCCAGCACGTCGACGAGCACGGCTTGTGCCTCCACGCTCCCGGCCGGGTCCGCCACAGCCAACGTCGTGTGCAGGGCCTGCCGGAAGGCGTTGACCCGGTCGATCACGGTGGTGCGGTCGAGTCGGGGCAACGGGAGGCTGCGGATGCCCTCGGAGGTGAGGAGGAGCGCGTCGCTGCGGTGGGAACTGACGTTGAAGACCACGATCGGCCCGTGGACCGCCTCGGCCCTGAGTTCGTCGATGCTGGGCGGAAGGGCGAAGGAGGCGAAGCCCTCCCAGGCACGGATCTCGGCCAGGAGGTCGCTGAACTCCGCCGCCAGCCGGGGCCGTTCGTGCCTCACCGCGTCGTGGCGCGGCAATGGGGGCCCCGCGCCGTCGCCCGGGCCGGCCGCGGTGAGCGGGTTCGGGACCCGGTCGGGGCCGTCCCGCAACTCGGTGAACCGGCGCGCGAGTTCAGGATGGCGTTCGCGCAGCTCGGTGAGGTCGCTGCGGTCGTCCAGCGCCTGGCCGAGCAGTACGGCGCGGCCGACCTCCAACATCCCGAGGGCGCGCTCCGCCCGCTCCTGCGCCGTGCCGCCCGGGGCGGCGAGCGCGAGCGCGGCGGCGGTACCGGTCAGGCCCGCCACGTCGCCGATCGCGTGCTGCCGGTCCGGGCGCTCAGGTCTGCGCTGCGCCGTGCGGGGCAGCAGGCGCACCGCCGTGTCCGCTGCTCGCGCCGCCTCTTCCGCCTTGCCGGACCGCGCCAGCAGACGGGCCGCGGACATCCCCGCGTGGATCCGGACCGGCAGCGGGGACGACTCCGCCGCCGATGCCGTCGACCAGGCCTGCACGGCCGCCTCGCGGTCCGCGGCGGTCCGGTCGCGGTCGAACCGTACGAGCAGTGCGTCTGCGAGATTGTCGAGGTAGGTGGCACGCTCGCAGTGGTCGGCGGGAACGGCCTCCGACGCCAGCCGGCCCGCTGCGATCGCTTCGTCCAGGTCCGTGCGGTCTCCGGTCCGGCCGAAGCGGGTCCTCAGGGCGAGGCCGAGGTGGGACAGGTACCGCGCGCGGTCGGGGTGTTCGGCGGGTACGGCGTCGACCGCCTGCCGATGGCGGTCGACGGCGGCGTTCAGGTCCGCGAGGCCTCCGATCCGCTCGTACCGGGCCCGAAGGCCTCCGCCGAGGTGGGACAGGAACATCGCGCGGTCGGGATGGCCGGGGGCCGCCGCCTGCACGGCGCGGAGCCACGTCTCGATGGCGGCGTCCACGTCTTCGGGGAGGCCGGTCCACAGGAACCGGGCCTGGAGGGCGAGCCCGAGGTTCGACAGGAACGTCGGGAGCCCGGGGTGGCCGGCGGGCACCGCGTCCACCGCCCGGCGGCCCGCCTCGACGGCCGCGTCGAGGTCCGTGACGGAGCCGGTCCGCTCGGACCTGATCCGCAGCGCGTTGCCGAGGCTGGACAGGCCCTCGGTCCGGCCGGGGTGACCTCCGGGGAACGCGTGCACCGCTTCCCGGTACCCGGCGATGGCGCCGTCCAGATCCGCCACCGCTCCGGCCCGCTCGAACCGGGCGAGCAGCGCTCTCGCGAGGGTCGTCAGGACGAGCCCCTGGTAGAGGCCGTCCTCCGGGGCGGCCTGTGCCGCCTGACGGAGCAGGCCGACCGCGCCGTCGAGATCCGCCGCCGCTCCGGCCCGTTGGGACCGGACGCGCAGTGCGTCTGCGAGGTTGAAGAGGTACATGGCGCGGCCGGGCCCGTCGGGGGCCGTCGACAGCGCCTCGCGGAAGCGGTCGATCGCGGTGTCGAGATCGGCCGGCGGGCCGCCCCGTCCGAACTTGATCCGCAGTACGTTGCCCAACGCGCTCAGGTGGACGGCGCGGTGGGGATGCCCGGCGGGGAGGGCCGCGACGATGCGCTGCCAAAGGTTCGCCACGGCGGCGAGCCGAACGGGGTCGTCCGACTCCCGCAGGTCCGCGAGGAGTTCGAAGGCGTACCCGGCGGCGCTCTCCGCGATGAGGGGCAGCAACGGTACGGGCAGATCGTCGTCGCCGGCGAGGAAACACGCGGTGAGGGCCCCCACGGCGGCGCGCAGATCCGGCTGGCCCCGGTCGTGTCCCTGGCCCTGGCCCTGATCCTGCTCGTGGCTCTGGTCCGCAGGTGCGGGTATCGCCTGGTGGCGGAACCAGTGGAACCAACCCAGCAGATGGCGGACGACGAGGTCGTCCTCGCCGGACAGCAGCTCCGCGAGCCGCTGCGCGTCGTCGAGGGCACCGGCTTCGACCACGGGGGTCAGGTCCCGGTGGAGCATGACCCGCTCCAGCCGTTCCTCCATCGCCTGCACCGCGGCCGGCCGTACGGTGCGCTCTGGGTCCCCCGCATCACTCACGTCGGGTGATGCTAGTGCCACGGTCCTTGCAGCGGCGGGTGGTTCCTCGGATACGCTCCGCGACGGAGACGGCGACGGCGGGCGCCGACCCGGGGGAACGGGGAACACGGCCGAGGTCGACGAGACCACGCGGCAGTTGGGGCTCGTATGCGCGAACGCGGACGCGATCCGCCGGCGCCTGCGCCGCGGTCCGGCCGGTGACGACGCCGTCTTGGCGGGGGTGTTCGCGGCGGCGCGGGGCCGTCGGGAGCGGGAGACGGCGCACGCGGTCGGCGTCGCTGCACTGCGTGCTCCAGGCTCTGGGCGACCCCCAGGGCCTCCACGCGTACAGCGGGAGCGCCGGGTTCATGCCGTCGGCCCGTCCGGTGAAGGGTCCGGCGAGTCGCGCCCGCCGTCCGCGGCATCGGCGGGGCGTGCCGCTGGCCGCTGTACTGGGCGGCGCCGCGGCCATCGGGGCATCGCGCAGGCCCCTCGGCTCCGCCGCGGACGAGCCCACCGACCTGCTCCGGCCCGCCGCCCCGTGCAGCGGATCACCTCCCGCCGGCGTGCGTCCGCCGAGGCCTGGCACCGGCACCGGCACCAGCAGGAAGCCGCGGTCGCCCGCACACGCGGCGCCCGGGCGGCGATGGTCCGGACAAGCCCCGAGCGTGCGGGCCGGCCCACGTGGAGCGGCGACCGCATCCATGCCGCGTCCGTCCGGATCGACCGCGACGTGCGCCCCTACCTCGCCGCGCTGTGGCCGCACCTGTGGCTGGTCCTGCCCGACACCACGCGCGGTGAGGTCACCGCCGCCCGTCCGGCCCTCGGCCGGGCCACCGCGCTGACCGCCTGCGCCGTGCTCCACCTGCCGCTCGCGCTGGGGCGGTGGCCGGCTCCCGCCCTGGCGGGCCGCCACCGCCCGCGTTCTGCCGCCTCCACCCACGCCACCCGGCTCGGAGCCGCGACGCGCCTGCATGCCCGCGAGCTCGGCGGCCCGCTCGGCCCGGACCTGCCCGGTCCCCTCACCCGTGAGACCGGTGGGACCCTGGGCCTGTACCTGGCGCCGAGCCCACCGCCGCGGCCGCACGGCGGGGACCCGTCACGGGTGGGCCCGTCACGGGTGGGCCCGTCACGGGTGGGGGATCCGGTCAGACGGTTTCCCTGTCCTTGTGGGCTTCGCGCGCCGCGGAGGCCCGTTCGTCGGCGCCGCCGGGGACGAACACGAGCCGGGCCCCGGAGGACGTCGGGGAATCCCATGCGGTTTCGATCTCGGACATCGGCACGGTGACCACCTCGGTGGTCGGCGCCAGGGCGGGCAGCCGGGCGAGCAGTTCGCGCAGGGCGGCGGCGCGCCGGGCGCCGGAGATCGAGCCGAGCCCGCTGCCGCAGACGCTCACGTCGGCCTTGCGGAACCAGGCGGACGGCACGGTCATGTCGGGCCCGGCCGCGGATCCGACCTGCA contains these protein-coding regions:
- a CDS encoding DUF4232 domain-containing protein, encoding MKCATRSGALKASSVLLVAGFVAGGLMAGAGSGTAATGDAPRAPAAACTSKQIAATSAQSTGSGAVITVTNKGPKACVLTGFPSVALAGQGSPDKNKPLRVLNQGRSAPVQLAPGGRASAQLSFTPVLGEADGYCASGADPFVAPTMVVGVAGGRYQLAPADGSEFALCGNTVRATAFRAAGS
- a CDS encoding CHAT domain-containing protein, translating into MSDAGDPERTVRPAAVQAMEERLERVMLHRDLTPVVEAGALDDAQRLAELLSGEDDLVVRHLLGWFHWFRHQAIPAPADQSHEQDQGQGQGHDRGQPDLRAAVGALTACFLAGDDDLPVPLLPLIAESAAGYAFELLADLRESDDPVRLAAVANLWQRIVAALPAGHPHRAVHLSALGNVLRIKFGRGGPPADLDTAIDRFREALSTAPDGPGRAMYLFNLADALRVRSQRAGAAADLDGAVGLLRQAAQAAPEDGLYQGLVLTTLARALLARFERAGAVADLDGAIAGYREAVHAFPGGHPGRTEGLSSLGNALRIRSERTGSVTDLDAAVEAGRRAVDAVPAGHPGLPTFLSNLGLALQARFLWTGLPEDVDAAIETWLRAVQAAAPGHPDRAMFLSHLGGGLRARYERIGGLADLNAAVDRHRQAVDAVPAEHPDRARYLSHLGLALRTRFGRTGDRTDLDEAIAAGRLASEAVPADHCERATYLDNLADALLVRFDRDRTAADREAAVQAWSTASAAESSPLPVRIHAGMSAARLLARSGKAEEAARAADTAVRLLPRTAQRRPERPDRQHAIGDVAGLTGTAAALALAAPGGTAQERAERALGMLEVGRAVLLGQALDDRSDLTELRERHPELARRFTELRDGPDRVPNPLTAAGPGDGAGPPLPRHDAVRHERPRLAAEFSDLLAEIRAWEGFASFALPPSIDELRAEAVHGPIVVFNVSSHRSDALLLTSEGIRSLPLPRLDRTTVIDRVNAFRQALHTTLAVADPAGSVEAQAVLVDVLEWLWDAAAGPVLDALGLPGPPPPEAGGTADLPRVWWAPGGLLGLLPLHAAGHHTDAPHDPCRRTVMDRVVSSYTPTVRALRHARERGRHRHDDPAAAGRALIVAMPTTPGLPGGGRLRFVDAEAAMLEARFPRPIVLRESRRPGARSGPAPAADPTKANVLAHLPLCAIAHFACHGTSDPTDPSRSRLLLHDHADDPLTVKSLAPVALDHARLAYLSACRTAATDTADLLDEAVHLDEAVDLSSAFQLAGFPHVIGTLWEIDDQTAVGIARAFYDGLRTESAAVDPDRAARALHAAVRQVRDGDDLPPGHDRRRAPLLWAAHLHAGA